A genomic window from Pirellulales bacterium includes:
- a CDS encoding AraC family transcriptional regulator, with amino-acid sequence MRLQQDELAARISQAVSNDGVFEVQPGLHLSRFSQPTGPVYASLPPSFCVIAQGAKDVLLGANSFRYDPAHYLITTVELPLAGTVVEASRQFPYLSLRLVLDSTVVTSMMVESGDISQSGGDGGVTAVGVSPLDADLLDASLRLARLAAVPNDYRVVAPLVTREIVYRLLIGPQCNRLRHLAKFGGQAHRIARAIQTIRESFNQPLRIEDLARILHMSGSGFHAHFKAVTAMSPLQFQKQLRLQEARRLMISEQLDAGQAGFRVGYDDASQFNREYKRQFGEPPMRDIGRLREQVVLQ; translated from the coding sequence ATGCGGCTTCAACAAGACGAACTTGCAGCGCGGATTTCGCAGGCGGTGTCAAACGACGGCGTGTTCGAGGTACAGCCCGGCCTCCATTTGAGCAGGTTTTCACAACCTACAGGACCCGTGTATGCGTCTCTCCCTCCATCGTTCTGTGTCATTGCTCAAGGCGCCAAGGATGTCCTGCTCGGCGCTAACTCGTTCCGTTACGACCCGGCTCACTATCTGATTACGACGGTGGAGTTACCACTGGCCGGGACGGTTGTCGAAGCTTCACGGCAATTCCCGTACCTGAGTTTGCGACTCGTGCTCGACTCCACGGTGGTGACGTCGATGATGGTCGAGTCGGGCGATATTAGTCAGAGCGGCGGCGATGGCGGTGTGACTGCGGTTGGCGTCAGTCCATTGGATGCGGATCTTTTGGATGCCTCGTTGCGCCTCGCACGGCTCGCTGCAGTTCCGAACGACTACCGCGTGGTGGCTCCGCTTGTGACCCGCGAGATCGTCTATCGGCTGCTAATTGGTCCTCAGTGCAACCGACTTCGCCATCTTGCAAAGTTCGGCGGCCAGGCTCACCGAATCGCGCGCGCGATTCAGACCATTCGAGAGAGTTTTAACCAGCCACTGCGAATTGAGGACTTGGCGCGGATCCTCCATATGAGCGGGTCTGGGTTCCATGCGCATTTCAAGGCCGTGACCGCAATGAGTCCGCTGCAGTTTCAGAAACAATTGCGTCTCCAAGAGGCACGACGGCTGATGATCAGTGAGCAACTCGACGCGGGGCAGGCAGGCTTCCGAGTTGGCTATGATGACGCCTCGCAATTCAATCGTGAGTACAAACGCCAATTTGGCGAGCCGCCAATGCGCGACATCGGACGCCTTCGCGAGCAAGTAGTGTTGCAATGA
- a CDS encoding PQQ-binding-like beta-propeller repeat protein, which translates to MLVLTATALAASPRWNAVVAADWPQWQGPDRNAMSKEKDLLQEWPAEGPPLAWRIKGLGGGDSAPSIAGGHVFGMSNRGDQEVVWAISEKEGKELWAQSLGAAFQQRWPQAKEGPGCTPTVDGDRLYVLGLGGRLACLKAKDGEIVWQRSLTEDFGGAVPMWSYRESPLVDGDHVICTPGGPDALIVALDKLTGNTIWKSKMPSATAGAAAGAGSATGATGTKEPGLFTSEHWGMTAFSSKVPNGKYLAKLYFAETYEGITGAGQRVFSFKVQGHEFKDFDIFAK; encoded by the coding sequence GTGTTGGTCTTAACAGCGACCGCGCTGGCCGCCAGCCCTCGCTGGAATGCGGTTGTCGCCGCCGACTGGCCGCAATGGCAAGGTCCTGACCGGAATGCGATGTCGAAGGAGAAAGACCTGCTCCAAGAATGGCCGGCCGAAGGGCCGCCGCTTGCTTGGCGAATCAAGGGGCTAGGTGGAGGCGACAGCGCACCCTCGATTGCCGGCGGACATGTTTTCGGCATGAGCAACCGCGGCGATCAAGAAGTCGTCTGGGCGATTTCCGAAAAGGAGGGGAAGGAACTGTGGGCGCAGTCTCTGGGAGCCGCGTTCCAGCAGCGCTGGCCGCAGGCGAAGGAAGGCCCCGGTTGCACGCCAACAGTCGACGGCGACCGGCTCTATGTCCTCGGCTTGGGAGGACGCTTGGCTTGCCTGAAGGCCAAGGACGGGGAAATCGTCTGGCAGCGCAGTTTGACCGAGGATTTTGGTGGAGCGGTTCCGATGTGGAGCTACCGGGAATCGCCGCTCGTCGATGGCGATCACGTCATCTGCACGCCGGGCGGCCCAGACGCATTAATCGTGGCGCTCGATAAGCTGACTGGCAACACGATCTGGAAGAGCAAGATGCCTTCTGCCACTGCGGGTGCCGCCGCCGGCGCTGGGTCGGCCACGGGAGCGACGGGAACAAAGGAGCCGGGCTTATTCACAAGCGAGCATTGGGGGATGACGGCTTTCTCTTCTAAGGTTCCCAATGGCAAGTATCTCGCGAAGCTCTACTTTGCGGAGACCTACGAAGGTATTACCGGCGCCGGCCAGCGGGTGTTTTCCTTCAAGGTCCAGGGGCATGAATTCAAGGACTTCGACATTTTTGCGAAGG